The DNA sequence GAACATTATGCCTTCTGGCTTTGCAATGAAAGTAAGAACATCATCTTGATGTTTTGTTAATAGTGAGAGGAAGAGCGACAAACTTTGCCAATGAATGTCTCGCTGACATTCTAGGCTTTTTTGGAGTGCTGCAGTTATTGTGATATTCCATCTTTTTAATCATAACGCTCACTGCAGATTAATCTTTGCTTACATCTGGATTATTTTTGAAGAAGTTgcatgtaaaattatttattttttctaaatagtGTCGAAAACACCTAAAGACACGGAGACTGACCCAGGTCAAACAGCTTGGGATTGACAGGATTGTCGACTTCCAGTTTGGTTCCGATGAGGCTGCCTACCACTTGATTGTTGAACTATATGACAGGGTTAGAATTTGACCCTGACACATGTTTAAATtcaatagcttttttttttaaacatatatgTGACTATATGAAATCTGTCTGTATCAATTTTCAGGGTAACGTAATTCTCACAGACCATGAATATACCATCCTGAATCTTCTGCGTTTTCGTACAGCAGAGGCAGAAGATGTTAAGATTGCTGTGAGAGAGCGGTACCCTGTAGAGAGCGCACGACCCGCTGAACCTCTCATGAGTTTAGAGCGGTAACTACATCCCTACATGTGCTAGTTGTTTGTGTATTATTCATCATAGTCAAAATAGTATACATCATTATATACCAGTGTAAACGTATTGTCttgttgttacttttttatGTAGACTCGTTGAAATTCTCAGCAAAGCGCAGAATGGAGAGCAAGTGAAACGGGTCCTAAACCCTTACCTTCGTAAGTAGCTAGGCAACCATTTTTTAATTGCTAACCTGAATTATATTTGTAGTTATTATATACCTTTCGCaatttcattcttttaaaaatccTTTCCAAACTAAACAGTGTTTTATGTGCTTTCCAAACACCTCTTCAGCCTATGGAGCCACTCTGATAGAACACAGTTTAATAGAAGCAGGATTGCCGAGCTCTGTCAAAGTTAACAGCCAAGATGATGCAACCCAAGGTGAAGTAGAGCAACTGTAGTGAACGTGAAGGCTTTAGATCTTGTTAGATGGTGGCTGCAATGTTGTCATTTATTAAATCTGATGCACTCACAGCATTtgatctgtctttttttctttttttttttagtttcaccTAAAATCCTGGAAGCCCTACAGATTGCAGAAACGTACATGGAAAAAACTGAGAATTTCCGTGGCAAAGTAAGAGATGTGTATTTAAGGGGCAGTACTTTGAGATGCAAGATGAGATGTTATTAATTTTTGACATTCACaaattttggtttgtttgttttttttttttcaagggtTATATCATCCAGAAGAGTGAGAAGAAGCCAAGCTTAACTCCTGGCAAACCTAGCGAAGAACTGCTCACGTATGTCCTGTTTGATTTAATGTACAGTTTATTATTACATAGATGATATACACAATTCTATCtgcttatttgtttaatttaatgtatgATCATGATTTGTACTTATAGATATGATGAATTCCATCCATTTCTATTTGCCCAACATGTAAAATGCCCCTATTTGGAGTTTGACACTTTTGACAAGgtaatcatattttattttatattttaactctCACTAACTCATAATGATGCTTTCTCTGTTACAGTGTAAACTCACTTTTTTTGAGAATGTTGTAACATGTGATGCTCTCACTCAGGCAGTGGATGAGTTTTTTTCCAAGATGGAGAGTCAGAAAATTGACATGAAGGCCTTGCAGCAGGAGAAACAGGCTCTGAAGAAGTTAGAAAATGTTAAGAATGACCATAAGCAGAGGCTGGAGGCCCTGCACCAAACACAGGTTAGAAACATTTAGGTTTGtctgtatctgtatttgtgaagcagaattttttttttttgcttacaCAGGTCACCTAATGTTAGGTGTGAATAACACATATGTAATCAAGTCCATCCAATGTGTTGCAGGAGGTGGACCGAATAAAAGGTGAATTGGTAGAGATGAACTTGCGTATAGTGGAGAGGGCGCTGCAGGTGGTGCGGAGTGCATTGGCAAATCAGGTGGACTGGACTGAGATTGGCACTATAGTCAAGGAAGCACAGGCTGCTGGAGACCCTGTGGCTTGTGCCATAAAGGAGCTGAAACTACAGACCAACCACATCACTATGCTTTTAAAGTGAGACCATCACCAATTGTGATGATTGTTGTAATACTTTTCACTCTTTTTCCCACTGCCTTGTACATGTGTTTGCCTTTTCCACTAGGAATCCATATATTTCTGAGGACGaccaggaagaagaagagaaaaatactGTTCCTCAGGAgaaggggaagaaaaacaaaaacaaaggacagaACAAGATGCCTCAAAGAAACAAGCCCATGTTAGTGGATGTGGATCTTGGCCTGTCAGCTTATGCCAATGCCAAAAAGTAGGTTTACATGTACGTCTTTAGACACACAATCATATGTTATGTGGTCAGAAGCATAGGTGTTGCTTTTACAGTTGATCCATCCTTTCCATTATGCTTTTGTTCAGGTACTATGACTGCAAACGCAGTGCTGAAAAGAAGGAACAGAAAACCATGGAAGCAGCAGATAAAGTGAGAAAGCAGTTTAtacttatattttatattttgattcaGGATGAGCAGTTAATCGTTCTTCTAATTTTGCATCATTCAAGGCCATGAaatctgcagagaaaaaaacacagcaaactcTAAAGGAAGTTCAGACAGTGATCACTATTCAGAAGGCTAGGAAAGTCTACTGGTAAGACTGACTTTATCATGTTGGATGCACAAATCCTGACTGTTCAGATTCAGTCGGTTTTAAATGTAACTGATGAGCAGGGCACCACTTTTCTTCCCCCTTTGACAGGTTTGAAAAGTTCCTGTGGTTCATCAGCTCAGAGAATTATCTCGTCATTGCAGGAAGGGACCAGCAGCAGAACGAGATCATTGTCAAACGCTACCTCCGCGCTGGTAATTGAAAGAATTACACAAACtcattttgtaatgtaaataaatgtctcaCCAAGTGCACCTTTTTACTTTGGCAGGTGATATCTATGTTCACGCTGACCTTCATGGAGCAACTAGTTGTGTCATCAAAAACCCCTCGGGTACAACTttgtctttcattctttctgcCAGTGAATGTTCAGTTTATGATGAGATTTAatgttattctttgtttttctgctctaCACCACATCCTCATTCCAGGTGATCCCATCCCTCCTCGTACTCTGACAGAGGCTGGCACTATGTCTGTGTGCTACAGTGCTGCTTGGGATGCCAAGATTGTCACTAGCGCTTGGTGGGTCCATCATCATCAGGTGAATCATAAATATTGGCCTACTAAATTAACTCttccctgattttttttttttttttttttttataattatttctgTTCCAATTCATTTCGCACACACCACCCACTGTAATTTGACAAAACTACCAGTAGCCGAAAATCaagatattttaaacacaagtaaaaacatggtgaggaaaaaaaggaatgaGTAGGAAGAGAATTAAATGTTGATCTTTTTAATATTGAGAAAACCTGGAATTATTaatgttatattatttatatttaggtGTCTAAGACAGCTCCCACTGGTGAATACCTGACCACTGGAAGCTTCATGATAAGAGGTATTAAATACCAGAATTTAAACCCTGTACAAGTTTCATTAGGTGCCAGCAAAGAAAATACTATGAGAAAAGCAACTGAGAACAGATATGATGATGTTAGGCTTCactgttttaacatttctcTCCAGGAAAGAAAAATTTTCTACCACCTTCTTACTTGATTATGGGCTTTGGATTCCTCTTTAAGGTAAATCAAATGAGCTGTAAAGGCATTTTGACAAATTTTCTCACATTTaggcatattaaaaaaatacctgGAACATGTTTACACCCCAAATTCCATAAACTTTCCAAGTAAAGTTGCATGCTTGCCTTTCATGCAGGTAGATGATCAGAGTCTGTTTCGGCACAAAGGTGAGCGAAAAGTTAAGACAGTGGAGGAAGACATGGACGAGGTCACATCCCGAACCGCTGAGCTGCTAGAGGAGGGAGAAGAGCTGATGGGTAGGAGGACACCTTTTAAAATTGGCTGAGCTACTTATTTAATTACTATAATTAATTGTTGTATCTGATGCCCACTGTTGCCTTTGCAGGTGAGGACAGCAGTAATGAAGATCAGGATGAGGAGGGAGCACAGGgaaatggagagaaagaaaagataaaaaaggaaaacaaagttgAGGGGAGTGATGGTGTGAGTGGAGAACTGGACGCTGTCCCTGAGGAGCCTGCAGCAGACGAGATGCTGTCAGAGCAGAACATGGAGGTTGAGGGAGGGGACGATGGCGAGAAGGAAACGGAGGTGAAGAATGAGGAATTTAGCTTTCCCGATACGACTGTCTCCCTCACGCATTTGCAGCTCAACAGGTAATGATAGcacaatgaaacatttatatGATTAAAATACGTTCTCATTGTACATAACACACATCTATGTGTGCTCATTTGTAGGAATAGTCAGAACCCTGGCTTCAAAAAGGAAACAACCCCTCAGGTGAATTGTTAACCATCTTTCACGATGTACATTTTTGGTCTTTCTTAAAGTTGTACAATGCTTCATATACTGCATTACTTTTTCTTCAGGCTGATGTCGACTCGCAGGGGAAGAAACATATGACCGCCAAGCAGAGGAGGTGAGTGACAGGAGCAAAAATAACTGCAACACGCTGGTGGTGAGCATGATTTTTCCTgggaaaactgtaaaaatgcaacaaatatgGAGAATtctgtataaaaagaaaagtcataaaTTATCTTTGTGTTGCGAAAATATTGCTTggaaacttttaaaatgaattgaaatgatTGAATGTGCTTTGGCTGAATTTACATTTAGGGTTAAAGTACCTAAAgtttgaagacaaaaaaaatatgtatttcctAGTCAGAATAAATGTAACTCTACCCTACCAGTTCTTTAGCCATGGGTGAAAACCACATTCCCTTCTGTTTAGCATCTCTTCTACCACCCCGCTAAGCTGCCGGttataagcaaaaaaaatggGCTAAAATTTTTTATCAACTTCATAGATAAAGATGAACACGTTTTTATAAAGCGGTGACAAATGCACTGACTGCCCCCAAAAGCAAAGAAGCATTtccagttatttatttaatgctcTGGTGTTTTTCTCActagagaagagaagaagaagaagcagaaacaggAGGATTGTGACACTGAGGAGAAGACCGAGGTTTCACCTGGTGGATTCGCAGTCGACCAGGGGTCTAAAAGCGGAGGAGGCCCATCCCAGCCACCACTGAAGAGAGGGCAAAAGGTTAGAGAGGACTTTCAGGATTTAACTTAATATTGTTCCATGTTGTGGTGAGGGCCAAGTAGATTATTCACAACAGCATTGAGTTGCACATTGTGCAGTTGATAAATCTTCCTTCTTGCACCTTTTTCATCCTGTTGTCACGACAGAACAAACTGAAGAAGATAAAGGAGAAGTACAAAGACCAGGACGAAGAGGACAGGGAGCTCATGATGCAGCTGCTTGGGGTGAGGCTGAATAAAACAGCGACTATGCCATGATGTAATTTACCACGTTTAGTGTTGTCGCGGTTTGAGTAAATTCAGTCCTAAATGCCACCACAACATATACCATCATAACTGCTTTTCTC is a window from the Channa argus isolate prfri chromosome 16, Channa argus male v1.0, whole genome shotgun sequence genome containing:
- the LOC137101768 gene encoding ribosome quality control complex subunit NEMF-like; amino-acid sequence: MKSRFTTVDIRAVIAEINANYIGMRVNNVYDIDNKTYLIRLQKPDSKAVLLIESGTRIHSTDFEWPKNIMPSGFAMKCRKHLKTRRLTQVKQLGIDRIVDFQFGSDEAAYHLIVELYDRGNVILTDHEYTILNLLRFRTAEAEDVKIAVRERYPVESARPAEPLMSLERLVEILSKAQNGEQVKRVLNPYLPYGATLIEHSLIEAGLPSSVKVNSQDDATQVSPKILEALQIAETYMEKTENFRGKGYIIQKSEKKPSLTPGKPSEELLTYDEFHPFLFAQHVKCPYLEFDTFDKAVDEFFSKMESQKIDMKALQQEKQALKKLENVKNDHKQRLEALHQTQEVDRIKGELVEMNLRIVERALQVVRSALANQVDWTEIGTIVKEAQAAGDPVACAIKELKLQTNHITMLLKNPYISEDDQEEEEKNTVPQEKGKKNKNKGQNKMPQRNKPMLVDVDLGLSAYANAKKYYDCKRSAEKKEQKTMEAADKAMKSAEKKTQQTLKEVQTVITIQKARKVYWFEKFLWFISSENYLVIAGRDQQQNEIIVKRYLRAGDIYVHADLHGATSCVIKNPSGDPIPPRTLTEAGTMSVCYSAAWDAKIVTSAWWVHHHQVSKTAPTGEYLTTGSFMIRGKKNFLPPSYLIMGFGFLFKVDDQSLFRHKGERKVKTVEEDMDEVTSRTAELLEEGEELMGEDSSNEDQDEEGAQGNGEKEKIKKENKVEGSDGVSGELDAVPEEPAADEMLSEQNMEVEGGDDGEKETEVKNEEFSFPDTTVSLTHLQLNRNSQNPGFKKETTPQADVDSQGKKHMTAKQRREEKKKKQKQEDCDTEEKTEVSPGGFAVDQGSKSGGGPSQPPLKRGQKNKLKKIKEKYKDQDEEDRELMMQLLGSAGTTKEEKDKGKKGKKGKGKDEPVRKPTPQNQPQKPARKPQQTAVREDEEEGGPAEQEDKEDDVDQDNPGAEEAENLLTSLTGQPHPEDVLLFAVPVCAPYTALTNYKHKVKLTPGSQKKGKAARTAVLSFMKAKEASTREKDLLRSVKDTDLSRNMPGKVKVSAPNLLAAKKK